The Tripterygium wilfordii isolate XIE 37 chromosome 5, ASM1340144v1, whole genome shotgun sequence genome window below encodes:
- the LOC119998092 gene encoding uncharacterized protein LOC119998092 has translation MVSASSSTAMAERISWHCALFVAAMLVLSFCESSESEFITAMNHQQMNVNRPCDEIYVVGEGETLQSISEKCGDPFIVEENPHIHDPDDVFPGLVIKISPFKNL, from the coding sequence ATGGTGTCTGCTTCTTCATCAACTGCCATGGCAGAGAGGATTTCTTGGCACTGTGCATTGTTTGTGGCAGCAATGTTGGTTTTGAGCTTCTGTGAATCAAGTGAAAGTGAGTTCATCACAGCCATGAATCATCAGCAGATGAATGTGAACAGGCCTTGCGACGAGATTTACGTGGTTGGTGAAGGAGAGACTTTGCAGAGTATTAGTGAGAAATGTGGGGATCCTTTTATTGTTGAAGAGAATCCACATATTCATGACCCTGATGATGTTTTCCCTGGTTTGGTTATCAAGATTTCTCCCTTCAAGAATCTGTGA